The stretch of DNA CGAGGAGGCTTCAGCGCAGGCAGTGAGGTAGTACGCGGGAATCACCGTCTCGTCGAGCATGGGTAGTTTTACAGGCAACACATCCGCGCCAAGGGCAACTGCTTTTTCCCTGGCAGCTTCCATTGCCCTGAGGATTTCGGGCTCCAGCGACGGATGATGTAAGTATTCTTCCACTATTCCGATCCTGACTTTCCGATCCGGACGGTCTTCTGAAAAAAACGATTTTTCGGCCACAGTTTCGTCAAAGCCGTCCGGGCCGCGGATCATGTCAAAAATTCTTTTAATATCAGAAACGGCAGCTGCCATGATCCCGATCTGATCCAGGGACGATCCATAGGCTACCAGCCCGTATCTGGAAACAGCTCCATAGGAAGGTTTGAAGCCTGCGATCCCGCAGAATGCGGCTGGCTGCCTGACCGAGCCTCCGGTATCGCTTCCAAGAGCAACCGGGACCATGCCAGAGGCAACCGCGGCTGCCGATCCACCGCTTGATCCGCCAGGAACCCGTTCCAGATCCCAGGGATTCCGGGAGAGCTTGAATGCTGAATTCTCGGTGGATGATCCCATCGCGAATTCGTCCATGTTTGTCTTACCAGCTATCAGTGCGCCTTCTGCTCTGATCCTTTTGACTGCTGTAGCCTCGACCGCCGGATAATGACCTTCCAGGACACGGCTCGCGCAGGTCAGAGGCATTCCGAGCACAGCAATGTTGTCCTTGACCGCTACCGGGAGTCCGGAAATTTTCCCGTCGCTGCAGGACGGAGATTTATCAAGGTGCAGAAAAGCACCCAGCTTCTCGTCAAGGCTTCCGATAACAGCGAGCCTCTGTGCAAAATCAAGGGAAGTTTTCATTTTACGATCCTTGGGACAAAGAAAAAGCCGTCTTCAAAATCCGGAGCATTTTTAAACAGAAGTTCGGGATTTTTCTGCAGACTGAGATCCTGCCTGGTTTCGCTCAGGGAAATGATCCGCTCCACAGGATGGCCGTGGATATCGTCGCTGTCTATCCCGGCAATCGCCTCAAAGTGAAGGAGCGTATTCTGCAGAGCGATTCTGAGAGCCTGAAAATCATCAGGACTCAGCCTGATCCCTGAAAGCTCGGCTGTGATCCGGATTTCTTCATCAGTGATCAACTTTTCGTGATTCAATCTGCCTCCATAATCCGGTGCGGAATCCTGTGCACCGGGAGTGCTTTTGAATTTTCGGATTATGAGGCATTAGTGCCCCATATGAACCTCTAGCAAAATGTTTACCCAGGAAATAGCTGAGTAAAACATTTTGCAAGAGGCTCATTATATCAAATCGTCCAAAGCATCTCAAGATTCCGTTTTCAGGCATCCTGTTCCATGTCAGGACTACTTATGATAATATTGATAAATCATGAGCCCTAACAGATTTGGATTTTATTTTTTCTGGCTGGCATTATCTTTTTTAGCAGCAGGCTGCGGCAGACCTGCTCAGAATCCCCAGATCCAGCACAGCATTGTCGCCACCGATGAAGCTGCTTTCGGCGACACGTTAGTGGAGGGCGCTATTGCAGACGCCATTTCGCTCAATCCCTGGGTTTCCAAT from Candidatus Wallbacteria bacterium encodes:
- the gatA gene encoding Asp-tRNA(Asn)/Glu-tRNA(Gln) amidotransferase subunit GatA translates to MKTSLDFAQRLAVIGSLDEKLGAFLHLDKSPSCSDGKISGLPVAVKDNIAVLGMPLTCASRVLEGHYPAVEATAVKRIRAEGALIAGKTNMDEFAMGSSTENSAFKLSRNPWDLERVPGGSSGGSAAAVASGMVPVALGSDTGGSVRQPAAFCGIAGFKPSYGAVSRYGLVAYGSSLDQIGIMAAAVSDIKRIFDMIRGPDGFDETVAEKSFFSEDRPDRKVRIGIVEEYLHHPSLEPEILRAMEAAREKAVALGADVLPVKLPMLDETVIPAYYLTACAEASSNLGRYDGIRYGARSVKFPADLDELVFSTRNLFGPEVKLRIMLGTFVLRAGHYDQYYGRAQAARRKISCGLAESFTKVDFLLTPVFPTRAFKIGEFTSDPIKMKLADEFTVTANLAGIPAISLPVGVDGGLPTSVQLMGPRFSDLRLLEFAAELESMLKFDASLCPHRVPEAV
- a CDS encoding aspartyl/glutamyl-tRNA amidotransferase subunit C gives rise to the protein MNHEKLITDEEIRITAELSGIRLSPDDFQALRIALQNTLLHFEAIAGIDSDDIHGHPVERIISLSETRQDLSLQKNPELLFKNAPDFEDGFFFVPRIVK